In Chlorocebus sabaeus isolate Y175 chromosome 5, mChlSab1.0.hap1, whole genome shotgun sequence, one genomic interval encodes:
- the MARVELD3 gene encoding MARVEL domain-containing protein 3 isoform X1, producing the protein MEDPSGAREPRAQPRERDPGRRHHPDRDRAHDRQRDRPGDTRREQSSDGNRRRDRDRDRDRERDQERDRNRDRDRERERKRDPDRGPRRDRHRDAGPRAGEHGVWEKPRQSRTRDGARGPTWDSAAPPGPAPWEAPEPPQTHRKGGPGYRGPESEPPSGRYLPSTPRPGREEVEYYQSEAEGLLECHKCKYLCTGRGVVQIVEVVLNGMVLICIVASYFVLAGFSASFSSGGGFGNNYYSPFEGTELEQVRQLDQQYTILRSPLIYGGVAVSLGLGVLTMGVLLQGAKSLTMLSGKWLLTEAAFSLLAAVGYCTGIGVYLHVALQINSTDTCKTRERLYARRGLTWMNCQLAGTDGAAATFACLLVIMYGASVVLALRSYREQKRYKGSREQPRSYSEAPEYLWSGTV; encoded by the exons ATGGAAGATCCGTCGGGGGCTCGCGAGCCCCGGGCCCAGCCGAGAGAGCGGGACCCGGGACGGCGCCACCACCCGGACCGAGACCGCGCCCACGATCGACAGCGGGACCGACCCGGGGACACGCGCAGGGAGCAAAGCAGCGACGGGAACCGGCGAAGGGACCGGGACCGGGACCGGGACCGGGAGAGAGACCAGGAGAGGGACCGAAACCGGGATCGGGAccgggagagggagaggaagagagacccgGACCGAGGCCCCCGCAGGGACAGACACAGGGACGCGGGCCCTCGCGCAGGTGAACACGGAGTTTGGGAAAAGCCGCGCCAAAGCCGGACGCGGGACGGAGCCCGGGGACCAACCTGGGACTCAGCCGCGCCTCCTGGGCCCGCGCCCTGGGAAGCCCCGGAGCCGCCGCAGACGCACAGGAAGGGGGGCCCCGGGTACCGAGGACCCGAAAG TGAACCCCCTTCGGGGAGATATCTGCCCTCGACCCCCAGGCCTGGACGAGAGGAGGTGGAATATTACCAGTCAGAGGCAGAAGGACTCCTGGAATGCCATAAATGCAAATACTTGTGCACTGGGAGAG GTGTGGTGCAGATAGTGGAGGTGGTCTTGAATGGGATGGTTCTCATATGCATCGTGGCCTCCTACTTTGTCCTTGCCGGATTCAGTGCCAGCTTTTCCAGTGGCGGTGGCTTTGGGAACAACTACTACTCACCATTCGAGGGCACTGAGCTAGAGCAGGTTCGGCAGCTGGACCAGCAGTACACGATCCTCCGGTCGCCCCTGATATATGGTGGCGTGGCTGTTTCTCTGGGGTTGGGGGTCCTCACCATGGGCGTCTTACTCCAAGGAGCCAAGAGTCTAACAATGTTGTCAGGGAAGTGGCTCCTCACGGAGGCCGCCTTCAGCCTCCTAGCGGCCGTGGGCTACTGCACAGGCATTGGTGTTTACCTCCACGTGGCTCTGCAGATCAATAGCACCGACACTTGCAAAACAAGAGAGAGGCTCTATGCCCGCAGGGGTCTCACCTGGATGAACTGCCAGCTGGCAGGCACTGATGGAGCAGCAGCCACCTTTGCTTGTCTTCTGGTGATCATGTACGGCGCCAGCGTGGTGCTGGCCCTGCGTAGCTACCGAGAACAGAAGCGCTACAAAGGCAGCCGAGAACAGCCCAGGAGTTACAGTGAGGCACCGGAATACCTGTGGTCTGGAACAGTTTGA
- the MARVELD3 gene encoding MARVEL domain-containing protein 3 isoform X2 → MEDPSGAREPRAQPRERDPGRRHHPDRDRAHDRQRDRPGDTRREQSSDGNRRRDRDRDRDRERDQERDRNRDRDRERERKRDPDRGPRRDRHRDAGPRAGEHGVWEKPRQSRTRDGARGPTWDSAAPPGPAPWEAPEPPQTHRKGGPGYRGPESEPPSGRYLPSTPRPGREEVEYYQSEAEGLLECHKCKYLCTGRACCQMLEVLLNLLILACSSVSYSSTGGYTGITSLGGIYYYQFGGAYSGFDGADGEKAQQLDVQFYQLKLPTVTAAMACSGALMALCCLFIALGVLRVPWHCPLLLVTEGLLDVLISGGYIPALYFYFHYLSAAYASPVCKERQALYQSKGYSGFGCSFHGADVGAGIFAALGIVVFALGAVLAIKGYRKVRKLKEKPAEMFEF, encoded by the exons ATGGAAGATCCGTCGGGGGCTCGCGAGCCCCGGGCCCAGCCGAGAGAGCGGGACCCGGGACGGCGCCACCACCCGGACCGAGACCGCGCCCACGATCGACAGCGGGACCGACCCGGGGACACGCGCAGGGAGCAAAGCAGCGACGGGAACCGGCGAAGGGACCGGGACCGGGACCGGGACCGGGAGAGAGACCAGGAGAGGGACCGAAACCGGGATCGGGAccgggagagggagaggaagagagacccgGACCGAGGCCCCCGCAGGGACAGACACAGGGACGCGGGCCCTCGCGCAGGTGAACACGGAGTTTGGGAAAAGCCGCGCCAAAGCCGGACGCGGGACGGAGCCCGGGGACCAACCTGGGACTCAGCCGCGCCTCCTGGGCCCGCGCCCTGGGAAGCCCCGGAGCCGCCGCAGACGCACAGGAAGGGGGGCCCCGGGTACCGAGGACCCGAAAG TGAACCCCCTTCGGGGAGATATCTGCCCTCGACCCCCAGGCCTGGACGAGAGGAGGTGGAATATTACCAGTCAGAGGCAGAAGGACTCCTGGAATGCCATAAATGCAAATACTTGTGCACTGGGAGAG CCTGCTGCCAAATGCTGGAGGTTCTCCTGAACTTGCTGATCCTGGCCTGCAGCTCTGTGTCTTACAGTTCCACAGGGGGCTACACGGGCATCACCAGCTTAGGGGGCATTTACTACTACCAGTTCGGAGGGGCTTACAGTGGCTTTGATGGTGCTGATGGGGAGAAAGCCCAGCAGCTGGATGTCCAGTTCTACCAGCTAAAGCTGCCCACGGTCACTGCGGCAATGGCCTgcagtggagccctcatggcccTCTGCTGCCTCTTCATTGCTCTGGGTGTCCTGCGAGTCCCGTGGCATTGTCCGCTGTTGCTGGTGACTGAAGGCTTGTTGGACGTGCTTATCTCAGGGGGGTACATCCCAGCCTTGTACTTCTACTTCCACTACCTCTCTGCTGCCTACGCCTCCCCTGTGTGTAAAGAGAGGCAGGCGCTGTACCAAAGCAAAGGCTACAGTGGTTTTGGATGCAGTTTCCACGGGGCAGATGTAGGAGCTGGAATCTTTGCTGCCCTGGGCATTGTGGTCTTTGCCCTGGGGGCTGTCCTGGCCATAAAGGGTTACCGAAAAGTCAGGAAGCTAAAAGAGAAGCCAGCAGAAATGTTTGAGTTTTAA